The Bacteroidales bacterium genomic sequence AAGCTGTCAGGATTCTTGCCGGAACAAAAAAGACAAAAGCTTTTATCATCCTTTCGGCGGGCTTCAGCGAGGACAATGAAGAAGGACGACGACTGGAAATAGAAGTGGTGGATATTGTGAATGAAACCGGTGGCTGCCTTATCGGTCCCAATTGCATCGGTGTGATAACCCCCGCCTATAATGGTGTTTTTACCTCCCCTGTTCCCCGGCTTAGTGAAAGAGGTTGTGATTTTGCATCCGGATCTGGCGCTACGGCTGTGTTTATCATTGAATCATCATTGCCTAAAGGACTGACTTTTTCGAGTGTTTTTTCAGTCGGGAACAGCGCACAGACCGGCATTGAGGACATCCTGGAGTATTGGGACAGCAGCTACAGAGAAGGAATCAGCTCGCCCATAAAACTACTTTATATTGAAAATATAAAAGACCCGGATAAACTGCTGCATCATGCTTCATCGCTAATCCGCAAGGGATGCCGAATAGCAGCCATAAAGGCCGGAACTACCGAAGCCGGCAGCCGCGCCGCCTCTTCACATACAGGCGCCTTGGCATCTGCTGATTCAGCTGTAGAAGCTCTTTTCAGGAAAGCGGGCATTGTCCGCTGTTTTGGCCGGGAAGAACTTACCACGGTGGCTTCCGTGTTTACTCATAAGCCGACTAAAGGCAAGAATATTGCCATCATCACCCATGCCGGCGGACCGGCTGTGATGCTTACCGATGCCCTATCGGCAGGCGGACTGAACATTCCACGCATCACAGGGAAAGACCATGACATCATTCAATCGATGATGTACCAGGGTGCATCGGCTGATAATCCGATCGACCTTATTGCCACAGCCACTCCCGAGCAACTCAGTAACGTGATTGAATATGCCGACAAACAGCTGCCGTTAATCGACAGCATAATCGTTATTTTTGGCAGCAACGGAATGATCGATATACGCGAGATTTACGAGCTTCTGCATAAAAAGATCAGGGAATGCAATAAACCTGTACTGCCTATTCTTCCTTCCATTACAAGTTCACGGGATGAACTTGAATTTTTTATGAATCTCGGCAACGTGAATTTTCCCGACGAGGTTGTTCTCGGCAGGGCTCTCACCCGTATTGCCAATACGCCTTACCCGGCCGAGGAAAAGATCATGTTTGAGGATATTGACCTGAAAGCCATCCGTAAAATCATCGATGAGGCATCCGATGGTTACCTGGAGCCACATAGTATACAGCAATTGCTTGGTGCAGCCGGCATTCCCATGGTGACCGAACAGGTGGCATCGAGGCCTGCACAATTAAAGAAAGCGGTAAAGGAAATCGGATTCCCCATGGTTCTCAAAGTGGTAGGTCCGGTGCACAAATCGGATGTGGGCGGTGTTACGCTGAACATAAAATCTGAAGCCCACCTGCAGGCGGAGTTTAAGCGCATGATGAGGATTAAGGATGTAAAAGGTGTGCTCATGCAGAGAATGCTCACCGGCACCGAGCTTTTTATCGGCGCCAGCTATGAAAAGCGATTCGGCCACGTAATCCTGTGCGGCCTGGGTGGAATTTTTGTGGAAGTGCTGGGGGATATTTCTTCGGGACTTGCCCCGCTTACCTTTGATGAAGCCCAATCGATGATCCGGAGCCTGAGGGTTTACCGGATTATCCAGGGAACCCGGGGAAAGCCGGGAATCAATGAAAAGAAATTCACTGAAATCATTGTAAGATTATCCACTTTACTCCGGTTTGCCACCGAAATTAAGGAAATGGACCTGAATCCCCTTATTGGTAATCCCGAAGATATCACAGTGGTGGACTCCCGGATAAGGATCGAAAAGTGATAAACTCATTTTTTTGAATCAATGCAATCCAATTTTATATATATTCGAACCGCTAAACCTCCAAACTTTTAAACATCTAAACATCTAAACATCTAAACATCCAAACCTCTGAACAGCTAAACAGCTAAAATCATGATTGTACACCAGCTATCCGTTTTCCTCGAGAACAAATCGGGACGCCTTACCGAAGTGCTTGAAGCACTGGGTGGCGAAAATATAAGGGTCACCGCCCTGAGTGTTGCCGACACAACCGAGTTCGGCATTCTGCGCATGATCGTTTCGGATCCGGCCCGGGCCAAGGAAGTGCTTAAAAACCGACAGTTTACGGTGAATATCACGGATGTGATTTCGATAATGGCCCCTAATGAGGCCAAGTATTATGCCATGGTTCTGAAGATTCTTTCCGACAGGGATATCAGCATTGAATATACATATGCCTTTTCAGTAGGTGAAAAATCAGTGATCATCCTGCGTTGCAGCAATACCGAAACCGCTATTCAGGCATTGAAGGATCATGAAATGGATCTCATTAAAGCCAGTGATCTTTATAAACTATAGCAACATGGAAATCTGGAACAGGCATTTCGAATGTATGGACCGCACTGAACTCAGGAAGGTTCAGAGTGAACGGCTCAGGGAAACCGTTGAACGGGTTTATTTCAATGTTCCCTATTACAGGAATAAGATGCAGGAGGCCGGAATCGGCCCTGAAAGCATACAGACCATTGATGACCTGCATAAGCTTCCTTTTACAACAAAACAGGACCTGCGAGACAATTATCCTTTCGGTCTTTTTGCCGTTCCCATGAGCGAGATTGTAAGGGTACATGCCTCATCAGGAACTACAGGCAAATCCACGGTTGTTGGATATACCCGCAGGGATATCGCCACCTGGTCGGAAGTGATGGCCCGCACTCTGACCTGTGCCGGAGCTGACAGAAACGACTTCATTCATGTGGCCTATGGTTACGGATTATTTACGGGAGGACTCGGTTTGCATTATGGCGGCGAGAAAATAGGGGCTTCGGTTATCCCTGTTTCAGGCGGAAATACAATCAGGCAGTTACAACTGCTCGTTGACTTTGGCAGCACCGTTCTGGCTTGTACACCTTCCTACGCCTTGTTCATTGCAGAAGCCATTGAAGAAGCCCATATTAAAAGGGAAGACCTGAAACTCAGGGTAGGGGTTTTCGGTGCGGAGCCATGGACTGAAAATATGCGCAAAGAAATTGAACAGAAACTGAATATAAAAGCTATCGATATTTATGGCCTGAGTGAAGTCATCGGTCCTGGTGTGGCAAGCGAATGCCTCATGCAGGAAGGGCTTCATATCAGCGAGGATCATTTTTTCCCTGAGATCATTGACCCGAAAACACTTGAGCCTGTGCCCGAGGGCAAAACCGGGGAGCTGGTTTTCACAACCATTACAAAGGAAGGACTTCCGCTGATCCGGTACAGGACACGCGACCTTACCCGCCTGAA encodes the following:
- a CDS encoding acetate--CoA ligase family protein, whose translation is MINESLLNPSGIVVVGGSNNLRKPGGRIVQNILSGNYKGNLYIVNPKDEQVQGIKTHASVYDLPEVDLAILAIAAPNCPEAVRILAGTKKTKAFIILSAGFSEDNEEGRRLEIEVVDIVNETGGCLIGPNCIGVITPAYNGVFTSPVPRLSERGCDFASGSGATAVFIIESSLPKGLTFSSVFSVGNSAQTGIEDILEYWDSSYREGISSPIKLLYIENIKDPDKLLHHASSLIRKGCRIAAIKAGTTEAGSRAASSHTGALASADSAVEALFRKAGIVRCFGREELTTVASVFTHKPTKGKNIAIITHAGGPAVMLTDALSAGGLNIPRITGKDHDIIQSMMYQGASADNPIDLIATATPEQLSNVIEYADKQLPLIDSIIVIFGSNGMIDIREIYELLHKKIRECNKPVLPILPSITSSRDELEFFMNLGNVNFPDEVVLGRALTRIANTPYPAEEKIMFEDIDLKAIRKIIDEASDGYLEPHSIQQLLGAAGIPMVTEQVASRPAQLKKAVKEIGFPMVLKVVGPVHKSDVGGVTLNIKSEAHLQAEFKRMMRIKDVKGVLMQRMLTGTELFIGASYEKRFGHVILCGLGGIFVEVLGDISSGLAPLTFDEAQSMIRSLRVYRIIQGTRGKPGINEKKFTEIIVRLSTLLRFATEIKEMDLNPLIGNPEDITVVDSRIRIEK
- a CDS encoding phenylacetate--CoA ligase yields the protein MEIWNRHFECMDRTELRKVQSERLRETVERVYFNVPYYRNKMQEAGIGPESIQTIDDLHKLPFTTKQDLRDNYPFGLFAVPMSEIVRVHASSGTTGKSTVVGYTRRDIATWSEVMARTLTCAGADRNDFIHVAYGYGLFTGGLGLHYGGEKIGASVIPVSGGNTIRQLQLLVDFGSTVLACTPSYALFIAEAIEEAHIKREDLKLRVGVFGAEPWTENMRKEIEQKLNIKAIDIYGLSEVIGPGVASECLMQEGLHISEDHFFPEIIDPKTLEPVPEGKTGELVFTTITKEGLPLIRYRTRDLTRLNYERCRCGRSMVRMEKCLGRSDDMLIIRGVNLFPSQIESVILEMSEIKPHYLLIVDRVNNLDTLELQVEVDEAFFQDKISQLQNLRNKIQTNLESALGLGIKVNLVEPKTIERSEGKSKRVIDKRKF